The Planctomycetaceae bacterium genome has a segment encoding these proteins:
- a CDS encoding sulfatase: MLQLLISDIQPRFIAALLLVCSTSATTAAVIRDSATGPEEAVKVDWEIPGASEVSVQGNRILVQIHQMPPKNELMIPRLVCVVNRVYWKGQEPDPASPITIADQPGRPADPKAMMVQPEIMDWRIRLSQQPDSFPATLVIETDAPPVVFDPNITSKPDDKGVISLPARKASVRGEKLRYEPQPYKNTVGYWAVLADSPSWNFSTTVAGKYEVEILQGCGKDQGGSTVELRADDQTLTFTVEDTGHFQNFIWRKLGRISLKTSTNHTLQLTAVKKPGVAVMDVREIRLTPVTDTADSTPDHETHPAGRPNILFCIADDASWLHMGAYGCNWVQTPAFDRVAREGLLFTRAYTPNAKCAPSRACILTGRNPWQLEAACNHWPYFPPEFRTWAEVLGEHGYHAGMTGKGWAPGVAKDEDGKLRQLAGKPWQAKKKQPPTKAISNNDYAANFTEFLNANPDEKPWCFWYGSTEPHRGYEYGTGVSVGGKALADIDEVPPFWPDNEVIRNDMLDYALEIEHFDTHLNRMLSELEERGILENTIVVVTADNGMPFPRIKGQEYELSNHLPLAIMWKNGIQKPGRIVDDLVSFIDFAPTFLEAAEVEWQPSGMSPSPGHSLVSSIFTVSQQSEQGPRLRDFLLIGKERHDIGRPEDQGYPIRGVVKGDYLYIRNFETNRWPAGNPETGYLNCDGSPTKTEILNARRYGADTAGRWQLSFGKRPSEELYLLTQDRYCLRNLAAVPSFDDIRQNLAETMTTALKSEGDPRILGPSDYFESMPYADQSGLGFYERWKNGDKVRAGWVNASDFETESID; the protein is encoded by the coding sequence ATGCTCCAACTTCTGATCAGTGACATTCAGCCCCGCTTTATTGCGGCTCTGCTCCTGGTTTGTTCAACCTCTGCCACAACCGCGGCCGTAATTCGGGATTCCGCGACGGGCCCGGAGGAGGCCGTGAAAGTCGACTGGGAAATCCCAGGCGCATCAGAGGTTTCGGTTCAGGGAAATCGGATCCTGGTTCAAATCCACCAGATGCCACCCAAAAATGAATTGATGATTCCGCGTCTGGTGTGCGTGGTGAATCGCGTTTACTGGAAGGGACAGGAGCCCGATCCCGCTTCACCCATCACAATTGCCGATCAGCCAGGAAGGCCGGCCGATCCCAAAGCCATGATGGTGCAGCCGGAAATCATGGATTGGCGAATCCGGCTGTCGCAGCAACCGGATTCTTTTCCAGCGACTCTTGTCATCGAAACAGACGCGCCTCCGGTTGTCTTCGACCCGAATATCACTTCAAAACCAGACGACAAGGGCGTGATTTCTCTGCCCGCACGCAAGGCATCTGTGCGAGGAGAGAAGCTTCGGTATGAACCACAGCCCTATAAGAACACAGTCGGATACTGGGCTGTCCTGGCGGATTCGCCGTCATGGAATTTCTCCACAACTGTAGCCGGCAAGTACGAAGTGGAAATTCTGCAGGGTTGCGGCAAAGATCAGGGAGGAAGTACCGTTGAACTCCGTGCTGACGATCAAACGCTGACATTCACGGTTGAAGACACAGGGCATTTTCAGAATTTCATCTGGCGAAAACTTGGCAGGATTTCGCTGAAGACCTCAACGAATCATACGCTGCAACTGACAGCCGTGAAAAAGCCCGGTGTCGCGGTGATGGATGTTCGGGAAATCCGCCTGACCCCGGTCACAGATACTGCGGACAGCACGCCAGATCATGAAACCCATCCGGCTGGCCGCCCCAATATCCTGTTCTGCATCGCAGATGATGCGTCGTGGCTGCACATGGGCGCTTATGGATGCAACTGGGTTCAAACTCCAGCCTTCGATCGAGTGGCTCGGGAAGGACTCCTTTTCACCCGCGCCTATACTCCAAATGCCAAATGCGCACCGTCGCGTGCATGCATCCTTACCGGAAGAAACCCCTGGCAACTGGAAGCCGCGTGCAATCACTGGCCCTACTTCCCGCCAGAATTCAGGACATGGGCCGAAGTGCTCGGGGAACATGGTTATCACGCTGGTATGACAGGCAAGGGATGGGCTCCGGGTGTCGCGAAGGACGAAGACGGAAAGCTGCGACAGCTCGCCGGAAAACCATGGCAGGCAAAGAAGAAGCAACCGCCTACCAAAGCTATCAGCAACAATGACTATGCGGCCAATTTCACGGAGTTTCTGAATGCGAATCCGGACGAAAAGCCCTGGTGCTTCTGGTACGGCAGCACAGAACCGCATCGCGGCTACGAATATGGAACAGGCGTATCCGTCGGGGGAAAAGCACTGGCCGATATCGACGAAGTGCCGCCGTTCTGGCCCGATAACGAAGTCATCCGAAATGATATGCTGGACTATGCACTGGAAATCGAGCACTTCGATACTCACCTGAATCGCATGCTGTCTGAACTCGAAGAAAGAGGTATTCTGGAAAACACGATTGTTGTGGTCACCGCCGATAATGGCATGCCGTTTCCACGAATCAAAGGCCAGGAATACGAACTCAGTAATCATTTGCCTTTGGCCATCATGTGGAAAAATGGCATCCAAAAGCCCGGTCGAATCGTCGACGACCTTGTGAGCTTCATTGATTTCGCCCCGACATTCCTCGAAGCAGCTGAAGTTGAATGGCAGCCATCAGGGATGTCTCCTTCTCCGGGGCATTCTCTTGTTAGCAGTATCTTCACCGTTTCGCAGCAGAGTGAACAGGGGCCCCGGCTTCGTGATTTCCTGCTGATCGGAAAAGAACGCCATGATATCGGTCGCCCCGAAGATCAGGGCTATCCAATCCGTGGCGTCGTGAAAGGCGACTACCTATATATCAGAAACTTTGAAACGAACCGCTGGCCTGCCGGAAACCCCGAAACAGGCTATCTCAACTGTGACGGAAGTCCTACAAAGACTGAAATTCTGAACGCACGACGCTACGGTGCAGATACGGCCGGACGCTGGCAGTTGTCCTTTGGCAAACGCCCGTCTGAAGAGCTTTATCTTTTAACCCAGGATCGATACTGCCTGCGTAATCTGGCGGCGGTGCCGTCTTTCGACGACATCCGACAGAATCTGGCAGAAACGATGACGACGGCACTGAAGTCCGAGGGAGATCCCCGAATTCTCGGGCCTTCCGACTATTTCGAATCCATGCCGTACGCGGATCAATCGGGCCTCGGATTCTACGAACGCTGGAAGAACGGAGACAAAGTACGTGCGGGCTGGGTCAATGCTTCGGATTTCGAAACTGAATCCATCGACTGA
- a CDS encoding sulfatase, whose product MKYGLVFVLVCMRCLAISASERQLPNVVFILADDLGFNDTTLYNGTTFYETPHIQRLAARGMTFNRAYTPSPLCSPTRAAILSGQSPARTGITTPACHLPQIVLQSTVAEKASANSPVVMPTTVTRFSTDYYTLAESLRDAGYATGHFGKWHLGAAPYSPLENGFDIDVPHWPGPGPAGSYVAPWKFPDFDPDTPDQHIEDRMAEEAVAFIEQHRGEPFFLNYWMFSVHAPFDAKPSLIDKYRKRVDPGNPQRSPTYAGMVESMDDAVGTLLDTLDRLNLSDNTIIVFTSDNGGNMYNEIDGTTPTSNAPLRGGKGNVFEGGIHVPCVVCWPGHVMPASRSDALICSYDFYPTLLDMLSLKPQAGQVFDGRSFTSALRGEKFERDAIFTYFPHATRVPDWLEPSVTIHHQHWKLIRIFHSTPSGMHRYKLFDLNQDPGEKNDVSSLHPDVVARLDTKIEEFLQSTAAVTPKPNPAFDPSRYDPSAEGVSTPKNNAAKKRVTSSSGSLSEGAAELKGWKPRNCSARLQDGALLVTSKSEEAFLGIPANRFQGPAKVSVRIRCINEASAPDLKSRVQQIPSGKANDLANARDVPYSVVPGEWQEITVDLDAAIPLGIVRFYCPAAKSKVSIDWINITSSTRTELWDF is encoded by the coding sequence ATGAAGTATGGACTTGTTTTCGTGCTGGTCTGCATGCGATGTCTGGCGATATCGGCATCGGAAAGACAACTTCCGAATGTTGTTTTTATTCTCGCCGATGACCTCGGATTTAACGACACGACGTTGTACAACGGAACGACTTTCTACGAAACGCCCCATATTCAGCGGCTTGCGGCCCGTGGTATGACATTCAACCGCGCGTACACGCCGAGTCCGCTTTGTTCGCCGACGAGAGCCGCCATTCTTTCGGGACAAAGCCCGGCACGCACAGGCATCACAACACCCGCCTGCCATCTTCCACAGATCGTCCTGCAGAGTACCGTAGCGGAAAAAGCATCTGCCAATAGTCCGGTTGTTATGCCCACAACCGTCACGCGTTTCAGCACCGACTACTATACGCTCGCAGAATCACTTCGCGATGCGGGCTATGCAACCGGCCATTTCGGGAAATGGCATCTGGGAGCAGCTCCGTATTCGCCGCTGGAAAATGGATTCGACATCGACGTTCCTCACTGGCCAGGACCGGGGCCAGCAGGCAGCTACGTGGCTCCCTGGAAGTTTCCGGATTTCGATCCGGATACTCCGGATCAGCACATCGAAGATCGTATGGCTGAAGAAGCGGTCGCGTTTATAGAGCAACACCGGGGTGAACCGTTCTTTCTGAACTACTGGATGTTCAGCGTGCACGCGCCGTTCGATGCGAAGCCATCATTGATCGACAAGTACCGAAAGCGGGTGGATCCCGGAAATCCGCAGCGAAGTCCAACGTATGCTGGTATGGTGGAAAGCATGGACGACGCCGTGGGTACGCTGCTTGATACTCTCGATCGTTTGAACCTGTCGGATAACACGATCATCGTGTTCACCTCCGACAATGGCGGAAACATGTACAACGAAATTGATGGCACAACGCCCACCAGCAACGCTCCATTGCGAGGGGGAAAAGGAAATGTCTTTGAAGGTGGTATCCATGTGCCGTGCGTTGTCTGCTGGCCCGGTCATGTCATGCCTGCATCCCGGAGCGATGCGCTGATTTGCAGTTATGATTTCTATCCGACTCTGCTGGACATGCTTTCGCTGAAGCCTCAGGCAGGGCAGGTATTTGATGGCCGGAGTTTCACCTCGGCGCTGCGTGGCGAAAAATTTGAGCGAGATGCAATCTTTACGTACTTCCCGCACGCGACCCGCGTTCCGGACTGGCTGGAACCATCGGTCACGATCCATCATCAACACTGGAAACTGATCCGTATTTTCCACAGCACTCCCTCCGGAATGCATCGTTACAAACTGTTCGACCTGAATCAGGATCCGGGGGAAAAGAACGATGTGTCATCTCTTCATCCTGATGTAGTCGCCAGACTGGACACAAAGATCGAAGAATTTCTGCAGTCAACCGCCGCCGTCACACCGAAGCCAAACCCGGCGTTCGACCCTTCCAGATACGATCCTTCTGCAGAAGGTGTGAGCACGCCGAAGAACAATGCCGCAAAAAAACGGGTCACCTCATCATCGGGGTCACTGAGCGAAGGAGCCGCAGAATTAAAAGGCTGGAAGCCCAGGAACTGTTCCGCCCGACTTCAGGATGGAGCTCTGCTGGTGACATCAAAGAGCGAAGAAGCATTTCTCGGCATCCCGGCGAATCGATTTCAGGGGCCGGCGAAAGTATCGGTCCGCATCAGATGCATCAACGAAGCCTCCGCGCCCGACCTGAAATCCAGAGTCCAGCAAATTCCATCCGGCAAGGCGAACGATCTGGCAAACGCTCGCGACGTGCCGTACAGCGTTGTACCTGGTGAATGGCAGGAAATCACGGTGGATCTTGATGCCGCTATTCCTTTGGGGATCGTCCGCTTCTATTGCCCGGCAGCGAAGTCAAAGGTCTCCATCGACTGGATTAATATCACTTCCTCCACCCGGACGGAACTCTGGGATTTCTGA
- a CDS encoding SUMF1/EgtB/PvdO family nonheme iron enzyme, translating to MIHLMRRNWSIRTAPETNRKICRHRASFRRPGTKQSDSSDQAGSGSSILQKIDGRTDVYSLGVVMSEMLSGRKPYRAATPIEMLREVLEREPRPLRQIDETLLPNSAWFIDNSDIPGPNRYDNGLHPVGQLTPNCFGSFDTPGNAFEWCEDEFTAYGQAIREERGDDASSEIIDESFAKADLVTAPISADRTPGQICVPVIWI from the coding sequence ATGATCCATTTGATGAGACGCAACTGGTCAATTCGCACAGCACCGGAAACGAATCGAAAGATCTGTCGTCATCGAGCGAGTTTCAGACGACCCGGTACAAAGCAATCCGACTCCTCGGATCAGGCGGGTTCGGGGTCGTCTATCCTGCAGAAGATCGATGGTCGCACCGACGTCTACAGTCTTGGCGTCGTGATGTCCGAGATGCTTTCCGGAAGAAAACCGTACCGTGCGGCAACACCGATCGAAATGCTGCGCGAAGTCTTGGAACGTGAGCCGCGGCCACTGCGGCAGATCGATGAGACTCTGCTGCCCAACTCTGCCTGGTTTATTGACAACTCCGATATCCCCGGACCGAACCGCTATGACAACGGCCTGCACCCGGTAGGGCAGCTGACGCCGAATTGCTTTGGTTCGTTTGATACTCCGGGCAACGCATTCGAATGGTGTGAAGATGAATTCACAGCTTATGGTCAGGCGATTCGAGAAGAACGCGGCGACGACGCGAGCAGTGAGATTATCGACGAGTCCTTCGCGAAGGCGGATTTGGTTACCGCGCCTATTTCTGCCGATCGGACGCCCGGGCAGATCTGCGTGCCGGTGATCTGGATCTGA
- a CDS encoding DUF1080 domain-containing protein, whose product MLQKPLVSALQCLAGLALTTACLSTVSAAPPAGFRSLFNGENLDGWYGKVSSNPVKFAELPEEERKARIDAWTAEAKEHWTVENGELVNDGKGPYLITNDEFTDYELLIDYKTVAKADSGIYLKGTPQVQIWDYTDESKFNLGANKGSGGLWNNSPGAPGKDPTELADKAFGEWNSFRIRQLGARTTVWLNGKMVVDHATMENYWDRKSPLSAKGPIELQTHGGEIRWRNIYLREIPSDEANAMLAKAGNDGFDTIFNGKDLTGWMGPVDDYEVVDGAVRCKPGKGGNLLTKEEYSDFVVRLEFKLPPGGNNGLAIRSPGEGNPAYAAMCELQVLDSEHPKYAKLDPRQYHGSAYGMAAAARGYLRPTGEWNFQEVTVKGSTIKVELNGNVILNTDLSTITDYMANSAHPGKDRTSGHFGFAGHNDPVEFRNIQIKSLK is encoded by the coding sequence ATGTTGCAAAAGCCGCTGGTGTCGGCCCTCCAATGCCTGGCCGGTTTGGCCCTCACGACCGCCTGCCTTTCGACGGTTTCAGCTGCCCCGCCAGCTGGCTTTCGAAGTTTGTTCAACGGGGAAAACCTTGACGGCTGGTACGGTAAGGTAAGCTCTAACCCTGTCAAATTTGCAGAGCTGCCGGAGGAAGAACGAAAAGCGAGAATTGACGCATGGACAGCCGAAGCGAAAGAACACTGGACCGTAGAAAACGGAGAATTGGTGAACGACGGTAAGGGACCTTATCTGATCACCAATGACGAATTCACGGATTATGAATTGCTGATTGACTACAAGACGGTTGCAAAAGCCGACAGCGGCATTTACCTGAAAGGAACACCGCAGGTTCAGATCTGGGACTACACCGACGAATCCAAGTTTAACCTGGGTGCCAACAAGGGAAGCGGTGGCCTCTGGAACAACAGCCCCGGCGCTCCAGGTAAGGATCCCACCGAGCTGGCCGACAAGGCATTCGGCGAATGGAACAGCTTCCGTATTCGCCAGCTCGGGGCTCGAACAACCGTCTGGCTGAATGGCAAAATGGTTGTTGATCACGCCACGATGGAAAACTACTGGGATCGAAAATCCCCTCTCTCCGCCAAAGGCCCCATTGAGCTGCAAACGCATGGTGGTGAAATTCGATGGCGAAATATTTACCTTCGCGAAATTCCGTCAGACGAAGCCAATGCGATGCTTGCCAAGGCTGGCAACGATGGATTCGATACGATCTTCAACGGCAAAGACCTGACAGGCTGGATGGGCCCTGTGGACGACTACGAAGTCGTTGACGGTGCTGTAAGGTGCAAGCCTGGAAAAGGCGGGAACCTGCTGACCAAAGAAGAATACAGCGACTTTGTAGTGCGGCTGGAGTTCAAGCTGCCGCCAGGTGGCAATAACGGGCTGGCTATCCGTTCGCCCGGCGAAGGAAATCCAGCATATGCGGCGATGTGCGAGTTGCAGGTTCTGGATAGCGAACACCCCAAGTACGCAAAACTCGATCCTCGCCAGTACCATGGATCTGCATACGGTATGGCGGCAGCAGCGCGCGGGTATCTTCGACCGACAGGCGAGTGGAACTTTCAGGAAGTCACGGTGAAAGGCAGCACGATTAAGGTCGAGCTGAATGGAAATGTGATCCTGAATACCGACCTCTCCACAATTACCGACTACATGGCCAACAGCGCGCATCCAGGCAAAGACAGGACGTCTGGTCACTTTGGATTTGCAGGTCACAATGACCCTGTTGAATTCAGGAACATTCAGATCAAATCGCTGAAGTAG
- a CDS encoding DUF1501 domain-containing protein — protein MLDFEHQTFVDCERKTRRGALRIGGLAGLGISLPGLLAGRARAADAEAPYRDQPARDTNCILVWTQGGTSHHDTFDPKPNAPTSVKGEFGVIDTAVPGVQFTEILPNMARELNRFALLRSWNPENGSHGVADQFAMSGRRFNASLHYPTYGSVVSWYKGFKSALPPFIQLGSSIDHRFGGGSSGILGLEHNPFEILADPNGKNFNVRDISFPTGVNSSRVDRRQRMLTAIDSLQRKADVQAEAFDALDEHYKAAFNMITAPETKTAFRIEEESEALRDKYGRHKFGQSCLLARRLIESGVRFVTVTDGGWDTHQNNFKTLKSSRIPPIDQGLPALLTDLQERGLLDSTLVVWLTDFGRTPNVNSASGRDHWASAGFAVMAGAGVPGGAVLGATDEEGGRPIRDEYTTADLAVTIYEKLGMPADLMAQAPDGRPVRLLEGHPIKEWM, from the coding sequence ATGCTTGACTTCGAACACCAAACTTTTGTGGACTGCGAACGAAAGACTCGCCGAGGAGCCTTGAGAATTGGCGGACTGGCCGGACTTGGGATTTCGTTGCCGGGGTTACTGGCAGGACGTGCGAGAGCAGCGGATGCAGAGGCGCCCTATCGGGATCAGCCAGCCCGTGACACGAACTGCATTCTTGTCTGGACACAGGGCGGAACCAGCCACCACGACACGTTCGATCCCAAGCCCAACGCCCCGACAAGCGTCAAGGGTGAATTTGGTGTGATCGATACGGCGGTGCCTGGCGTGCAGTTCACCGAGATCCTTCCGAACATGGCTCGCGAACTGAATCGGTTTGCATTGCTTCGAAGCTGGAATCCGGAGAACGGAAGTCACGGTGTGGCGGATCAGTTCGCAATGTCGGGCAGAAGGTTCAACGCATCGTTGCACTATCCCACCTACGGTTCCGTTGTCAGTTGGTATAAAGGTTTCAAGTCGGCCCTGCCGCCATTTATTCAGCTTGGTAGTTCGATCGACCATCGGTTTGGTGGCGGTTCATCAGGAATCCTCGGGCTGGAACACAATCCCTTCGAGATTCTTGCTGACCCCAATGGCAAGAACTTCAACGTGCGGGATATCAGTTTTCCAACCGGCGTGAATTCATCACGTGTTGATCGTCGGCAACGCATGCTGACCGCGATCGATTCACTTCAACGGAAGGCAGATGTGCAGGCGGAAGCCTTTGATGCACTGGACGAACATTACAAGGCTGCCTTCAACATGATCACGGCGCCGGAAACGAAGACGGCGTTTCGGATCGAAGAAGAATCAGAAGCTCTCCGGGACAAGTACGGCCGTCACAAATTTGGTCAAAGCTGCCTCCTGGCTCGACGCTTAATTGAAAGCGGCGTGCGATTTGTCACGGTCACGGACGGTGGCTGGGACACACACCAGAATAATTTCAAGACCTTGAAATCCAGCCGCATTCCGCCAATCGATCAGGGTCTGCCTGCTCTGCTGACGGATCTCCAGGAACGTGGGCTGCTGGACAGCACACTTGTCGTCTGGCTGACAGATTTTGGACGCACGCCGAACGTCAATTCGGCCAGTGGACGCGATCACTGGGCCAGTGCGGGATTTGCAGTCATGGCCGGGGCCGGTGTGCCTGGTGGTGCGGTGCTGGGTGCCACCGACGAAGAAGGGGGACGGCCGATTCGCGATGAATACACCACCGCTGACCTGGCAGTCACAATCTACGAAAAACTGGGAATGCCTGCCGACCTCATGGCGCAAGCGCCTGATGGCCGCCCGGTTCGATTGCTCGAAGGTCACCCAATCAAAGAGTGGATGTAA
- a CDS encoding ABC transporter permease subunit → MRAFIAILKDSFREAMASRVLWIALVVIVVVLLALSPIGLRTERSLRLRQQELKDPEQLVQSLAEPGADLANRSAIVHLRNLLNENDSERLKAWTSKEESENRGTNRRGRGLRRDIVEMLNRLRENESFYDAEAFSSLNLDEEIVAQLTAGETESDDYLFASLTTLARVFPESIQLKDDPATVVTYLGTDMTDPVDLLPSQFRMAMDGIIVGVLSVFLGFFGIFGSLLVTASIIPRTFEPGEISLLLSKPVSRTLLFLTKFLGGCIFTLLCATLLVTGVWLILGSRLGEWRTELLWCIPVYVFLFAIYFSVSAVTGAIWRNANVSLILVIVFWICLFVIGATHGFMSENIIKSQRIIEITSAGNQLITVDGSRSVFRWDEDRKDWEEIFKSDGQGMPRILQRLMMSGVRFLPVYDFRNERIIALQTQPSRFGGLSAATVVSGSELGGWERESEGTTPGPVLDLLIDKTGRILLPASGGIYQFNSRSDEQKQTSEYLSKVTFGLFNGKSSDAFVELQTEKIPRWTANASACLDATTGQILILDEGTVHTFVSNEEGKYDIGPTREILKDASGLIACTGNVAMAAFSDGTIHLLDSLSLETIAESKLPDDGLPLVVTSDRIGRTMALLSHDGHVVLADVEQKTLMDWKSNWNGRVSAIAFDNSGHLLTSDGRKTVMVWDGTQQLTDQTKSGHPGWTFPVFDYVVNPLHSILPRPSDMDNAVRYLITGERSAVIDANNDGPANAHQDLRKDRIKLDVWRPIATNAVFICVVLAFGCVYLKYYDF, encoded by the coding sequence ATGCGTGCATTCATCGCCATTCTTAAAGACTCCTTCCGCGAAGCCATGGCGTCACGAGTTCTGTGGATCGCACTTGTGGTGATCGTTGTGGTGCTGCTCGCGCTCTCGCCGATTGGCCTGCGCACAGAACGCAGTCTTCGACTACGACAACAGGAGCTCAAGGATCCCGAACAGCTTGTCCAAAGCCTTGCTGAACCTGGGGCTGATCTTGCGAATCGTTCTGCAATCGTTCATCTCAGGAATCTGTTGAATGAAAACGACAGCGAACGACTGAAAGCCTGGACCAGCAAAGAAGAATCCGAAAATCGCGGTACAAATCGACGCGGCCGTGGATTACGCCGCGACATTGTCGAAATGCTGAACAGGCTTCGGGAAAACGAATCGTTTTATGACGCTGAGGCGTTCTCTTCGCTGAACCTTGACGAAGAGATCGTCGCCCAACTGACTGCCGGAGAAACAGAATCAGATGACTATTTGTTTGCATCACTGACGACGCTGGCCAGAGTGTTTCCGGAATCTATTCAGCTGAAAGACGACCCCGCAACGGTTGTGACCTATCTGGGAACAGACATGACCGATCCGGTCGATTTGCTGCCGTCTCAGTTCCGGATGGCCATGGACGGAATCATCGTTGGGGTGTTGTCCGTCTTTCTGGGATTCTTCGGCATCTTTGGTTCGCTGCTGGTCACCGCCTCTATCATCCCGCGCACCTTCGAACCGGGCGAAATCTCACTTCTGTTAAGCAAGCCGGTTTCTCGCACTCTGCTGTTCCTCACCAAGTTTCTTGGCGGATGCATCTTCACGTTGCTTTGCGCGACTTTGCTGGTCACAGGAGTCTGGTTGATTCTTGGATCGCGACTGGGCGAGTGGCGCACCGAGCTATTGTGGTGCATTCCGGTCTATGTCTTCCTGTTCGCAATTTATTTTTCTGTCTCAGCCGTCACAGGTGCCATCTGGCGAAACGCAAATGTATCTCTGATCCTGGTCATCGTCTTCTGGATCTGTCTTTTCGTTATCGGTGCGACGCATGGATTCATGTCCGAGAATATCATCAAGTCGCAACGGATCATTGAGATCACTTCGGCGGGGAACCAGTTGATCACAGTCGATGGAAGTCGCAGCGTCTTTCGATGGGATGAGGACAGAAAAGACTGGGAAGAAATCTTCAAATCGGACGGGCAGGGAATGCCTCGGATTCTCCAGCGACTCATGATGTCAGGCGTACGATTCCTGCCAGTCTACGACTTTCGCAACGAACGAATCATTGCACTTCAGACGCAACCCTCTCGATTCGGAGGCTTAAGCGCAGCAACCGTGGTGTCCGGGAGTGAATTGGGAGGATGGGAAAGAGAATCCGAAGGGACGACACCTGGCCCGGTACTTGATTTGCTGATCGACAAGACCGGTCGAATTCTTCTTCCCGCCAGCGGCGGTATCTATCAGTTCAACAGTCGTTCGGACGAACAAAAGCAGACGTCTGAATATCTGAGCAAAGTGACTTTCGGGCTGTTCAACGGAAAGTCGTCCGACGCCTTCGTCGAACTGCAGACCGAAAAAATTCCTCGGTGGACGGCAAATGCATCCGCTTGTCTTGATGCCACCACCGGCCAGATTCTGATTCTGGACGAAGGTACGGTTCATACGTTCGTCAGCAACGAAGAAGGAAAGTATGACATCGGGCCAACACGCGAAATTCTGAAAGATGCCAGCGGGCTCATTGCCTGTACGGGCAACGTGGCGATGGCAGCATTTTCTGACGGGACAATCCATCTGCTGGATTCTTTGTCACTCGAAACAATTGCAGAATCAAAGCTTCCGGATGACGGACTGCCCCTTGTGGTCACATCTGACCGCATTGGCAGGACCATGGCTCTTTTATCGCATGATGGCCACGTTGTGTTGGCGGATGTCGAACAGAAGACGCTCATGGACTGGAAGAGCAACTGGAATGGTCGCGTCTCGGCCATCGCTTTTGATAATTCGGGACACCTGCTGACAAGTGATGGACGAAAGACCGTCATGGTGTGGGATGGAACGCAACAGCTCACCGATCAAACAAAGTCGGGGCACCCTGGCTGGACATTTCCGGTTTTCGATTACGTTGTGAACCCTTTGCACAGCATTCTGCCGCGACCATCAGATATGGACAACGCGGTTCGCTACCTGATCACCGGCGAACGCTCCGCAGTGATCGACGCAAACAACGATGGCCCGGCAAATGCCCATCAGGACCTGCGTAAGGATCGAATCAAACTGGATGTCTGGAGGCCCATCGCAACTAACGCTGTTTTTATCTGCGTTGTCCTTGCCTTCGGTTGCGTTTACCTGAAGTACTACGATTTCTGA
- a CDS encoding ABC transporter ATP-binding protein has product MMIEIDHVTKTYRSGIFRRKSFQALKGVSLQVPRGSIYGLLGPNGAGKTTLIKILLGIIRKSGGNAMVLGHRAGSIQARRQIGYLPENHRIPRHLTGFSALEYYGGLSGLASSEIRRRTPELLQLVGLNGRGAEKVAGYSKGMLQRLGLAQAMLHQPQLIILDEPTDGVDPVGRKEIRQVLQKLAADGTTIFLNSHLLQEIELICESVAILTEGEVRKTGSVRELKRALSDAPVQMQLTGAEEDIVGAIGHRDGYRNQQVAENAWQCEVRIASQAELDQIVDELRARHISIWQMGRREFTLEEAFLEIVRTTGNSG; this is encoded by the coding sequence ATGATGATCGAAATTGATCATGTAACCAAGACCTACAGGTCGGGAATCTTTCGACGAAAATCATTTCAGGCGTTGAAGGGTGTTTCTCTGCAGGTGCCGCGTGGCAGTATCTACGGTCTGCTCGGGCCGAATGGGGCTGGAAAGACGACGCTGATCAAGATTCTTCTTGGCATCATTCGCAAATCCGGTGGCAATGCCATGGTGCTTGGACATCGTGCCGGTTCGATTCAGGCGCGGCGCCAGATTGGCTACCTGCCGGAAAATCACCGCATTCCACGGCACCTGACCGGATTTTCAGCTCTGGAATACTATGGCGGACTCAGCGGTCTGGCTTCGTCTGAAATTCGTCGACGGACACCCGAATTACTGCAACTGGTGGGACTGAACGGCCGGGGCGCAGAAAAGGTTGCGGGGTACTCCAAGGGAATGCTGCAACGTCTTGGCCTGGCGCAGGCAATGCTGCATCAACCGCAATTAATCATCCTGGATGAACCCACCGACGGTGTGGATCCGGTTGGGCGCAAAGAGATTCGCCAGGTTCTTCAAAAGCTGGCCGCGGACGGGACGACAATCTTCCTGAACAGTCACCTGCTGCAGGAGATCGAACTCATTTGCGAAAGTGTGGCCATTCTGACGGAGGGCGAGGTTCGAAAGACCGGCAGCGTTCGCGAACTCAAAAGGGCTCTCTCTGATGCTCCCGTTCAGATGCAGCTCACCGGCGCGGAAGAAGACATTGTGGGTGCCATCGGGCATCGTGACGGGTACAGAAATCAACAAGTCGCGGAAAACGCGTGGCAGTGTGAAGTACGAATTGCCAGTCAGGCAGAACTCGATCAGATCGTCGATGAATTGCGAGCCAGACACATCAGTATCTGGCAGATGGGACGTCGCGAGTTCACCCTGGAAGAGGCTTTCCTGGAAATTGTCCGCACAACTGGCAACTCCGGATGA